A region from the Aegilops tauschii subsp. strangulata cultivar AL8/78 chromosome 5, Aet v6.0, whole genome shotgun sequence genome encodes:
- the LOC109783286 gene encoding uncharacterized protein isoform X1, which yields MASLAARSGLRSLAARARAPAPATGGRRMSSSAHDDAYETAKWEKITIMGAVTCTLLAAWNLSKGHPHFDEPPAYPYLHIRNKEFPWGMNCLPLSTRAHFNAYFCNFLLGLTVCDVIFIKSDMV from the exons ATGGCCTCCCTGGCGGCGAGATCCGGCCTCCGCTCCCTGGCGGCGCGCGCCAGGGCCCCCGCCCCGGCCACGGGCGGACGCCGCATGTCCTCCTCCGCCCACGACGACGCCT ATGAGACGGCCAAGTGGGAGAAGATCACCATCATGGGGGCCGTCACCTGCACCCTCCTGGCGGCGTGGAACCTCTCCAAGGGCCACCCCCACTTCGACGAGCCGCCG GCCTACCCCTACCTGCACATCCGCAACAAGGAGTTCCCCTGGGGTATGAATTGCCTACCCCTTTCTACCCGTGCCCATTTCAATGCCTACTTCTGTAATTTCCTCCTTGGTTTGACTGTCTGCGATGTGATCTTTATCAAAAGTGACATGGTTTGA
- the LOC109783286 gene encoding cytochrome c oxidase subunit 6a, mitochondrial isoform X2, whose translation MASLAARSGLRSLAARARAPAPATGGRRMSSSAHDDAYETAKWEKITIMGAVTCTLLAAWNLSKGHPHFDEPPAYPYLHIRNKEFPWGPNGLFEVKHDH comes from the exons ATGGCCTCCCTGGCGGCGAGATCCGGCCTCCGCTCCCTGGCGGCGCGCGCCAGGGCCCCCGCCCCGGCCACGGGCGGACGCCGCATGTCCTCCTCCGCCCACGACGACGCCT ATGAGACGGCCAAGTGGGAGAAGATCACCATCATGGGGGCCGTCACCTGCACCCTCCTGGCGGCGTGGAACCTCTCCAAGGGCCACCCCCACTTCGACGAGCCGCCG GCCTACCCCTACCTGCACATCCGCAACAAGGAGTTCCCCTGGG GACCCAATGGCCTGTTTGAGGTCAAGCACGACCATTGA
- the LOC109783285 gene encoding uncharacterized protein, translating into MKTYHGVSPGGRRSRSQIGTSEEAAEMAGARRSRRRSQIAVTRPSRRSRSQIGASEEDDGLVRPGRRRRSQIGASEDRRRRRRTSPEAPVPLPGDGDTPRNGRRPPAPCESLPLDMLWEILLLLPPQPSSRLLASLVSRRWRGLATDPNFIRQFQARRRSWKPPLLGFFERRRKIVFNQDILHPPDRVPAERIHIPFGMASRGFEVLGCRGGRVLALHRVLRQLIVFAPITGEQRYLAVPAEFGPPSILYGAVLCAAGEQDHVHGHCHCSPFKVVLVSHRRDHQPQACVFSSETDTWSNIISTKYPCELHGDSVPATLIGNTLYWLLSCNAIFWFDLDMQSLAVIMGPPGMNESGNYRIIKPEDGADGLAIAIFLFPNLQIWQRVINSQGIATWFLRKTVEMHSTLGIPHQTRRKVWQDKVLGYDEDNDVIILYVDDSAYMLELKQMQSRKLNGTRSMKQCHPFTSFYPPDIAI; encoded by the exons ATGAAAACCTACCACGGGGTTTCCCCAGGCGGCCGCCGCAGCCGTTCTCAAATCGGCACGAGCGAGGAAGCCGCCGAAATGGCCGGCGCTCGCCGCAGTCGCCGCCGCTCCCAGATCGCGGTGACCCGCCCCAGTCGCCGTAGCCGCTCCCAAATCGGGGCGAGCGAGGAGGATGATGGGCTGGTCcgccccggccgccgccgccgctcccaaATCGGGGCGAGCGaggatcgccgccgccgccgccgcacctctCCGGAGGCGCCTGTCCCTCTGCCGGGCGACGGCGATACGCCGCGGAACGGCCGTCGTCCCCCCGCCCCGTGCGAGTCGCTGCCGTTGGATATGCTTTGGGAGATCCTTCTCCTTCTGCCACCGCAGCCGTCGTCCCGCCTGCTCGCGTCCTTGGTCTCCAGGCGCTGGCGAGGCCTCGCCACCGACCCCAACTTCATCCGCCAGTTCCAAGCCCGCCGCAGGAGCTGGAAGCCGCCCCTGCTCGGCTTCTTCGAGCGCCGACGGAAGATCGTGTTCAACCAGGACATCCTGCACCCTCCCGACCGTGTCCCTGCTGAGCGCATCCACATCCCGTTCGGCATGGCCTCCCGTGGCTTTGAAGTTTTGGGGTGCCGTGGCGGCCGCGTGCTTGCCTTGCACCGGGTGTTAAGGCAGCTTATTGTGTTCGCCCCCATCACCGGTGAGCAGCGCTACCTGGCTGTTCCTGCCGAATTCGGGCCGCCGTCCATCCTCTACGGGGCGGTGCTCTGTGCTGCTGGCGAGCAGGACCATGTGCACGGCCACTGTCATTGCAGCCCTTTCAAGGTTGTCCTGGTGTCCCACAGAAGAGATCATCAACCACAGGCCTGTGTTTTTTCCTCGGAGACTGACACATGGAGCAATATCATATCAACAAAGTATCCATGCGAGCTCCATGGTGATAGTGTTCCCGCGACCCTTATTGGTAATACACTCTATTGGCTGCTTTCGTGCAATGCCATATTTTGGTTTGATTTGGATATGCAGAGCCTAGCTGTCATCATGGGGCCTCCTGGTATGAATGAATCTGGCAACTATAGGATCATCAAGCCTGAGGACGGCGCCGATGGCCTAGCCATAGCCATATTCCTCTTCCCGAACCTTCAGATCTGGCAGAGGGTGATTAATTCTCAGGGTATTGCCACATGGTTTTTGCGGAAGACTGTTGAAATGCATAGCACTCTTGGGATCCCTCATCAGACTAGGAGGAAGGTGTGGCAAGACAAAGTGCTGGGGTATGATGAAGATAACGATGTGATCATCCTCTATGTGGATGACAGTGCCTACATGCTTGAACTTAAGCAAATGCAATCCAGGAAACTTAATGGAACCCGTTCTATGAAACAATGTCATCCTTTCACGAGTTTCTATCCGCCAG ACATAGCCATCTAA